A genomic segment from Luteibacter aegosomatis encodes:
- a CDS encoding GNAT family N-acetyltransferase, translating to MTEPTAAQTPKLTLRLARPSDVPALVALTARVYTAEWGHSAEMLQGQQTHFPEGQFVVEYEGKIVGFCATFRINESVALAPHTWMQITGGGFASRHDPKGDWLYGMEVVVHPDYRGMRIGQRLYQARKRLCTDLKLRGIVFGGRIPGLARAIGRYGSAEAYVQAVVEGSRRDPTLSFQLRNGFEAIGLLREYVPSDHESLGYAAHLVWRNPQLLNHPDTPRVSQSHRLPDSVRVASVQYQQRRIASFAEFATHVEYFVDIAADYDADFVVFPELITLQLLSIENAELSPVESIRRLSEYTDEVKALFHRLAVHYNINIVGGSHPTRQPNGDIHNVCYVCLRDGSVHEREKLHPTPSERNVWNITGGDSAATIQTDCGPIGVMICYDSEFPEVARHLTDQGALILFVPFCTDVREGYLRVRYCSQARAIENQCYVVLSGNVGNLPGVNNFDIQYGQSCILTPSDFPFARDGIAADSTPNIETVLFADLRLENLARARNSGAVQNLKDRRYDLYQVRWARTTDVK from the coding sequence ATGACCGAACCCACCGCCGCCCAGACCCCGAAGCTCACGCTTCGCCTCGCGCGTCCGTCGGACGTACCCGCCCTCGTGGCCCTCACCGCGCGCGTCTACACCGCCGAATGGGGCCATTCGGCCGAAATGCTGCAAGGCCAGCAGACCCACTTCCCCGAAGGCCAGTTCGTGGTCGAGTACGAAGGGAAGATCGTCGGCTTCTGCGCCACCTTCCGCATCAACGAATCCGTGGCGCTGGCGCCGCACACCTGGATGCAGATCACCGGCGGCGGATTCGCCTCGCGCCACGACCCCAAGGGCGACTGGCTCTACGGCATGGAAGTGGTGGTGCATCCGGATTATCGCGGCATGCGCATCGGCCAGCGCCTCTACCAGGCGCGCAAGCGGCTCTGCACCGACCTGAAACTGCGCGGCATCGTCTTCGGCGGCCGCATTCCCGGACTGGCCCGGGCCATCGGCCGCTACGGCAGCGCGGAAGCCTACGTGCAGGCCGTGGTCGAAGGCAGCCGCCGCGATCCCACGCTGAGCTTCCAGTTGCGCAACGGTTTCGAGGCCATCGGCCTGCTGCGCGAATACGTGCCGTCCGATCACGAATCGCTCGGTTACGCCGCCCATCTCGTCTGGCGCAATCCCCAGTTGCTCAACCATCCCGATACGCCACGCGTGTCGCAGAGCCATCGCCTGCCCGACTCCGTGCGCGTGGCGTCGGTGCAATACCAGCAGCGCCGCATCGCCTCGTTCGCCGAGTTCGCCACCCACGTGGAGTACTTCGTCGACATCGCGGCCGACTACGACGCCGACTTCGTGGTGTTCCCCGAACTCATCACGTTGCAATTGCTGTCGATCGAGAATGCCGAACTCTCGCCGGTGGAGTCCATCCGCCGCCTTTCCGAGTACACCGACGAGGTGAAGGCGCTGTTCCATCGCCTCGCCGTGCATTACAACATCAACATCGTCGGCGGCTCGCATCCCACGCGCCAGCCCAACGGCGATATCCACAACGTCTGCTACGTGTGCCTGCGCGACGGTTCGGTGCACGAGCGCGAAAAGCTGCATCCCACGCCGAGCGAACGCAACGTGTGGAACATCACCGGCGGCGATTCGGCGGCCACGATCCAGACCGACTGCGGCCCGATCGGCGTGATGATCTGCTACGACTCGGAATTTCCCGAAGTGGCCCGCCACCTCACCGACCAGGGCGCGCTGATCCTGTTCGTGCCGTTCTGCACCGACGTGCGCGAAGGCTACCTGCGCGTGCGCTACTGCTCGCAGGCACGCGCCATCGAGAACCAGTGCTACGTGGTGCTCTCGGGCAACGTGGGCAACCTGCCCGGGGTGAACAACTTCGACATCCAGTACGGCCAGAGCTGCATCCTCACGCCGAGCGATTTCCCCTTCGCGCGCGACGGCATCGCCGCCGACTCCACGCCCAACATCGAAACCGTGCTGTTCGCCGACCTTCGACTGGAAAACCTGGCCCGCGCACGCAACTCCGGCGCGGTGCAAAATCTCAAGGACCGGCGGTACGACCTTTACCAGGTACGCTGGGCCCGTACCACCGACGTCAAATGA
- a CDS encoding formimidoylglutamate deiminase: protein MPHATYSADFLWQGASWQAGQDGVAIENGRFVPGAKGGERVGRFLLPGMPNLHSHAFQRAMAGLAERRGPGEDSFWTWRETMYAFAEAIDPDDLKAIATQLYVEMVKAGYTQVCEFHYLHHGPGGVPYADPAQMSLALIEAAKEAGIGLTLLPVLYMTGGFDGRPLSGRQRRFRHDVGQYVSLLERLVPMQDDMLRVGIALHSLRAVPEEAMRSLLATGISKTLPIHIHVAEQIGEVQDCLAVRGARPVEWLLDHAEVDERWTLIHATHLSAHETQRLAKSAAVAGLCPTTEANLGDGLFPLADFIDAGGTLGIGSDSHISVSPVEELRWLEYGQRLVTRHRNVAARRPEESVGDHLWRRALDGGARASSMDIARLGAGARADLLVLDDRSPLLAARDEADVLDSFLFAGNTPLVRDVMVGGRWRVRDFAHAAEERVAKAYRGVVERLAAA from the coding sequence ATGCCCCACGCCACCTATTCCGCCGACTTCCTCTGGCAGGGCGCCTCCTGGCAGGCGGGGCAGGACGGCGTCGCGATCGAGAACGGACGTTTCGTGCCCGGCGCCAAAGGCGGCGAACGCGTCGGTCGTTTCCTGCTGCCCGGCATGCCCAACCTGCATTCGCACGCCTTCCAGCGCGCCATGGCCGGGCTCGCCGAGCGGCGCGGCCCGGGTGAGGACAGCTTCTGGACCTGGCGCGAAACGATGTACGCCTTCGCCGAAGCGATCGATCCGGACGACCTCAAGGCCATCGCCACCCAGCTCTACGTGGAGATGGTGAAGGCGGGCTATACCCAGGTCTGCGAATTCCACTACCTGCACCATGGCCCGGGCGGCGTGCCGTACGCGGATCCCGCGCAGATGTCGCTCGCCCTGATCGAGGCGGCGAAGGAGGCCGGCATCGGCCTCACGCTGCTGCCGGTGCTCTACATGACCGGCGGCTTCGACGGTCGCCCGCTGTCCGGACGGCAGCGCCGTTTCCGCCACGACGTGGGCCAGTACGTGTCCCTGCTGGAGCGGCTCGTGCCGATGCAGGACGACATGCTGCGTGTCGGCATCGCGCTGCATTCGCTGCGGGCGGTGCCGGAGGAGGCCATGCGTTCGCTGCTCGCCACCGGTATCTCGAAAACGCTACCCATCCACATCCACGTGGCCGAACAGATCGGCGAGGTGCAGGACTGCCTCGCCGTGCGCGGCGCCCGTCCCGTGGAATGGCTGCTCGATCATGCCGAGGTGGACGAACGCTGGACCCTGATCCACGCTACCCACCTCAGCGCCCACGAAACCCAGCGGCTGGCGAAGAGCGCCGCGGTGGCCGGCCTGTGTCCCACCACCGAGGCCAACCTCGGCGACGGCCTGTTCCCGCTGGCCGATTTCATCGACGCGGGCGGCACGCTCGGCATCGGTTCGGATTCGCACATCTCGGTGTCGCCGGTGGAGGAACTGCGCTGGCTCGAATACGGCCAGCGCCTGGTGACGCGCCACCGCAACGTGGCCGCGCGGCGGCCGGAGGAGAGCGTCGGCGATCACCTCTGGCGCCGCGCCCTCGACGGCGGCGCACGCGCGTCCTCGATGGATATCGCCCGCCTCGGCGCCGGTGCCCGCGCCGACCTGCTCGTGCTCGACGATCGGTCGCCGCTGCTCGCCGCGCGCGACGAAGCCGATGTGCTGGACAGCTTCCTCTTCGCAGGCAATACGCCGCTCGTGCGCGACGTGATGGTGGGCGGCCGCTGGCGCGTGCGCGATTTCGCGCACGCCGCCGAGGAACGCGTCGCGAAGGCCTACCGCGGCGTGGTGGAGAGGTTGGCGGCCGCGTGA
- the asnB gene encoding asparagine synthase B, with protein sequence MCSIFAMFGLAPGDDLVALRAKAMELSQRQRHRGPDWSGVYVDGGAILVHERLAIVDPASGAQPLRSPEGDLALAVNGEIYNHRELRAASGYAFTTGSDCEVINALYREHGADFLGRLNGIFAFALWDAARGRFVIARDPVGVCPLYWGHDKEGRLCVASEMKSLVGVCADVAPFPPGHVYDSERGEAVRYWHPAWRDYAATEGHDIDPRALRVAFEAAVHRQLMTDVPYGVLLSGGLDSSLVAAVAASFARHRIEDDDRGEAWWPRLHSFAIGLEGSPDLKAAEVAAEALGTVHHGFRYTFEEGLDALPEVIRHIETYDVTTIRASTPMFLLARRIKAMGVKMVLSGEGSDEVFGGYLYFHKAPSAREFHDETVRKLDALHYYDCLRANKSMSAWGVEARVPFLDTAFLEVAMGFDAQAKMVARKGIEKGILREAFEGALPESILWRQKEQFSDGVGYGWIDGLKAHAEAMVSDREFAAAASRFPHNTPATKEAFFYRTIFEKHFPGEACAATVPGGKSIACSSPAALAWDPAFAAAADPSGRAVRGVHREALPA encoded by the coding sequence ATGTGTTCGATTTTCGCCATGTTCGGCCTCGCACCGGGCGACGACCTCGTCGCCCTGCGCGCGAAGGCGATGGAGCTTTCCCAGCGGCAGCGCCATCGCGGCCCCGACTGGAGCGGCGTGTACGTGGACGGGGGTGCCATCCTCGTGCACGAGCGCCTGGCCATCGTCGATCCGGCCAGCGGCGCCCAGCCGCTTCGCTCGCCGGAAGGCGACCTGGCCCTCGCTGTGAACGGCGAGATCTACAACCACCGCGAACTGCGTGCCGCCAGCGGCTATGCGTTCACCACCGGCTCCGATTGCGAGGTGATCAATGCGCTGTATCGCGAACACGGCGCCGACTTCCTCGGCCGGCTGAACGGCATCTTCGCCTTCGCGCTGTGGGACGCGGCTCGCGGACGGTTCGTCATCGCGCGGGATCCGGTGGGGGTCTGCCCGCTGTATTGGGGGCATGACAAGGAAGGACGCCTGTGCGTCGCTTCCGAAATGAAGTCGCTGGTGGGCGTGTGCGCGGACGTGGCGCCGTTTCCGCCGGGCCACGTGTACGACAGCGAGCGGGGTGAGGCGGTGCGTTACTGGCATCCCGCATGGCGCGACTACGCGGCGACCGAGGGCCACGACATCGACCCCAGGGCCCTGCGCGTGGCGTTCGAGGCGGCGGTTCACCGCCAGTTGATGACCGACGTGCCCTATGGCGTGCTGTTGTCCGGCGGCCTGGATTCCTCGCTGGTCGCCGCCGTGGCGGCGAGCTTCGCCCGCCATCGCATCGAGGACGACGATCGCGGCGAGGCGTGGTGGCCGCGCCTGCATTCCTTCGCCATCGGGCTGGAAGGCTCGCCGGACCTGAAGGCCGCCGAGGTGGCGGCCGAGGCGCTGGGCACCGTGCACCACGGCTTCCGCTACACCTTCGAGGAAGGCCTCGACGCGCTGCCCGAGGTGATCCGCCACATCGAGACCTACGACGTCACCACCATTCGTGCGTCCACCCCGATGTTCCTGCTGGCGCGGCGGATCAAGGCCATGGGCGTGAAGATGGTGCTGTCCGGCGAAGGCTCGGACGAGGTCTTCGGCGGTTACCTGTATTTCCACAAGGCGCCCTCGGCCCGCGAGTTCCACGACGAGACGGTGCGCAAGCTCGATGCCCTGCATTATTACGACTGCCTGCGCGCGAACAAGTCGATGTCGGCCTGGGGCGTGGAGGCGCGGGTGCCGTTCCTCGATACGGCGTTCCTCGAGGTGGCCATGGGCTTCGATGCCCAGGCGAAGATGGTGGCCCGCAAGGGCATCGAGAAGGGCATCCTGCGCGAGGCCTTCGAGGGCGCGCTGCCGGAGTCGATCCTCTGGCGGCAGAAAGAGCAGTTCAGCGACGGCGTGGGCTACGGCTGGATCGACGGCCTGAAGGCGCACGCCGAGGCCATGGTGTCCGATCGCGAATTCGCCGCGGCGGCGTCCCGCTTTCCGCACAACACGCCGGCGACCAAGGAGGCGTTCTTCTATCGCACGATCTTCGAGAAGCATTTTCCGGGCGAGGCCTGTGCGGCGACGGTGCCGGGGGGGAAGTCCATCGCCTGTTCGTCGCCCGCGGCCTTGGCGTGGGATCCGGCCTTCGCGGCGGCGGCCGATCCGTCGGGACGGGCGGTGCGCGGGGTGCATCGCGAGGCTTTGCCGGCCTGA
- the prfB gene encoding peptide chain release factor 2 (programmed frameshift), with the protein MIETNPILAQIADLKGRVESLRGYLDYPVKKERLEEVNRELESPNVWDDPKRAQDLGRERAQLDTIVTGIDEMTGALDDSKELLEMAAADGDEATVQSVADDLNKVEARVSKLEFQRMFSGKLDAAPAFVDIQAGAGGTEAQDWAEMLLRMYLRWAESRGWKAELMEVSGGEVAGIKSATFRVEGDYAYGWLKTEIGVHRLVRKSPFDSDNRRHTSFTSVFVSPEVDDDIEIDINPADLKTDVYRSSGAGGQHVNKTESAVRITHIPTNTVVACQTERSQHANRDRAMKMLKAKLYELEVQKRNAEKDALEATKSDIGWGSQIRNYVLDQSRIKDLRTGIERSDTQKVLDGDLDEFVEASLKAGLEAGSKRIDA; encoded by the exons ATGATCGAGACCAATCCGATCCTCGCGCAGATCGCGGACCTCAAGGGCCGCGTCGAGTCGCTTAGGGGGTATCTT GACTACCCTGTCAAGAAAGAACGCCTAGAAGAAGTCAACCGCGAGCTCGAGAGCCCCAACGTCTGGGACGATCCCAAGCGCGCGCAGGACCTGGGTCGCGAGCGCGCCCAGCTCGACACCATCGTGACCGGCATCGACGAGATGACCGGTGCACTCGACGATTCGAAGGAGCTGCTCGAGATGGCCGCCGCCGACGGCGACGAGGCCACGGTGCAGTCCGTCGCCGACGATCTGAACAAGGTCGAGGCACGGGTCAGCAAGCTCGAATTCCAGCGCATGTTCTCCGGCAAGCTCGACGCCGCCCCGGCGTTCGTCGACATCCAGGCCGGCGCCGGCGGCACCGAGGCCCAGGACTGGGCCGAAATGCTCCTGCGCATGTACCTGCGCTGGGCTGAGTCGCGCGGCTGGAAGGCCGAGCTGATGGAAGTGTCCGGCGGCGAAGTCGCGGGCATCAAGTCGGCCACGTTCCGCGTCGAAGGCGATTACGCCTACGGCTGGCTGAAAACCGAGATCGGCGTGCATCGCCTGGTGCGCAAGAGCCCGTTCGATTCGGACAACCGCCGCCACACGAGCTTCACCTCGGTGTTCGTCTCGCCCGAAGTCGACGACGACATCGAGATCGACATCAACCCGGCCGACCTCAAGACCGACGTCTACCGCTCGTCGGGCGCGGGCGGCCAGCACGTGAACAAGACCGAATCGGCGGTGCGCATCACGCACATCCCCACCAACACGGTGGTGGCCTGCCAGACCGAGCGCAGCCAGCATGCCAACCGCGACCGCGCGATGAAGATGCTCAAGGCCAAGCTGTACGAGCTGGAAGTGCAGAAGCGCAACGCCGAAAAGGATGCGCTGGAAGCCACCAAGTCGGACATCGGCTGGGGCAGCCAGATCCGCAACTACGTGCTCGACCAGTCGCGCATCAAGGACCTCCGCACGGGCATCGAGCGTTCCGACACGCAGAAGGTGCTCGACGGCGACCTCGACGAATTCGTCGAAGCCAGCCTCAAGGCGGGTCTCGAAGCCGGTTCCAAGCGTATCGACGCGTGA
- the lysS gene encoding lysine--tRNA ligase, translating to MTENTHADTPATAADENRLIAERREKLKALRAQGIAYPNDFKVDSFAGDLQDEFADKERWTAEAIEAAPRQVAVAGRIILMRGQGKVSFVQMQDGTGRIQLFVHQGTVGEGAYNAFKRWDLGDIVGATGTLMRTKTGELSVKVESIRLLTKSLRGLPDKHHGMADVEQRYRQRYVDLIVTEESRRTFVLRSKIVSHVRRWLEAPPRRFMEVETPMMHVIPGGATARPFTTHHNALDIPLFLRVAPELYLKRLTVGGFDRVYEINRNFRNEGVSTRHNPEFTMLELYQAYATYHEIMDLTEGLIRSAATDVIGHTAIEWDGATVDVGPAFRRWRMEDAVLELNPEIKPGELRDREAMAAHATRLGIHVKPSYGWGKLLLEIFEATVEHTLVQPTFITDHPVEVSPLARESDTDKGITDRFELFINGKEIANGFSELNDSEDQAARFQAQVDAKDAGDDEAMHFDADYIRALEVGLPPTGGLGVGIDRLVMLLTGASSIRDVLLFPTMRPEA from the coding sequence ATGACCGAAAACACCCACGCCGACACTCCCGCGACCGCCGCCGACGAAAACCGTCTCATTGCCGAGCGCCGCGAGAAACTGAAAGCGCTGCGTGCGCAGGGCATCGCCTACCCCAACGACTTCAAGGTCGACAGCTTCGCGGGCGACCTGCAGGACGAGTTCGCCGACAAGGAGCGGTGGACGGCCGAGGCCATCGAGGCCGCGCCTCGCCAGGTGGCCGTGGCCGGCCGCATCATCCTGATGCGCGGGCAGGGCAAGGTGAGCTTCGTGCAGATGCAGGACGGCACCGGCCGCATCCAGCTCTTCGTGCACCAGGGCACCGTGGGCGAAGGGGCGTACAACGCCTTCAAGCGCTGGGACCTGGGCGACATCGTCGGCGCCACGGGCACGCTCATGCGCACCAAGACGGGCGAGCTGTCGGTCAAGGTCGAATCGATCCGCCTGCTCACCAAGTCGCTGCGCGGCCTGCCCGACAAGCACCACGGCATGGCCGACGTCGAGCAACGTTACCGCCAGCGCTACGTCGACCTGATCGTCACCGAGGAATCCCGCCGCACCTTCGTGCTGCGCTCGAAGATCGTCAGCCACGTGCGCCGCTGGCTCGAGGCCCCGCCGCGCCGGTTCATGGAGGTGGAAACCCCCATGATGCACGTGATCCCGGGCGGCGCCACCGCGCGTCCGTTCACCACGCACCACAACGCGCTCGACATCCCTCTGTTCCTGCGCGTGGCGCCCGAGCTTTACCTCAAGCGCCTCACCGTCGGCGGTTTCGACCGCGTGTACGAAATCAACCGCAACTTCCGCAACGAGGGCGTGTCCACGCGGCACAACCCCGAGTTCACGATGCTGGAGCTGTACCAGGCCTACGCCACCTACCACGAGATCATGGACCTCACCGAGGGCCTGATCCGCTCGGCCGCCACCGACGTGATCGGCCACACCGCCATCGAGTGGGACGGCGCCACGGTCGACGTGGGCCCGGCGTTCCGCCGCTGGCGCATGGAAGACGCGGTGCTCGAACTCAATCCGGAGATCAAGCCGGGCGAGCTGCGCGACCGCGAGGCCATGGCCGCGCACGCGACGCGCCTGGGTATCCACGTCAAGCCGTCCTACGGCTGGGGCAAGCTGTTGCTCGAGATCTTCGAGGCCACGGTGGAGCACACCCTGGTGCAGCCGACCTTCATCACCGACCACCCGGTGGAGGTCTCGCCGCTGGCCCGCGAGAGCGATACCGACAAGGGCATCACCGACCGCTTCGAGCTGTTCATCAACGGCAAGGAAATCGCCAACGGCTTCTCCGAGCTCAACGACTCCGAAGACCAGGCCGCGCGCTTCCAGGCGCAGGTGGACGCCAAGGACGCCGGCGACGACGAGGCCATGCACTTCGACGCCGACTACATCCGCGCGCTCGAGGTGGGCCTGCCGCCCACGGGAGGCCTCGGCGTCGGCATCGACCGCCTGGTGATGCTGCTCACCGGCGCGTCGTCCATCCGCGACGTGCTGCTGTTCCCGACCATGCGTCCCGAGGCCTGA
- a CDS encoding YciI family protein, with amino-acid sequence MYYVIVALDHPHSLEKRLAARPAHIARLKGLLEEGRLKLAGPFPAIDSEDPGEAGFDGSMIVAEFADLATAKAWADADPYVEAGVYRDVTVRPFRVALP; translated from the coding sequence ATGTACTACGTCATCGTCGCGCTCGACCATCCGCATTCGCTGGAAAAGCGGCTTGCCGCCCGTCCGGCGCACATCGCCCGCCTGAAGGGCCTGCTCGAAGAGGGGCGGCTCAAGCTGGCCGGCCCGTTTCCGGCCATCGATTCGGAAGACCCGGGTGAGGCCGGTTTCGACGGCAGCATGATCGTGGCCGAATTCGCCGACCTGGCCACCGCCAAGGCCTGGGCCGATGCCGATCCCTACGTCGAGGCGGGCGTCTATCGGGACGTCACCGTGCGGCCGTTCCGCGTGGCCCTGCCGTGA
- a CDS encoding BolA family protein, which translates to MTVEKVERIRRLLTEALAPVDLDVIDEGHKHAGHAGEGRGHFFARIVSPAFAGKNPIQRHRMVYQALGDMMPDGIHALSIEAKAPGE; encoded by the coding sequence GTGACCGTCGAGAAGGTTGAGCGCATCCGCCGACTGCTGACCGAGGCCCTGGCCCCGGTGGATCTGGACGTGATCGACGAGGGCCACAAGCACGCGGGGCACGCGGGCGAGGGCAGGGGGCATTTCTTCGCGCGCATCGTCAGTCCGGCCTTCGCCGGCAAGAACCCGATCCAGCGGCACCGGATGGTCTACCAGGCCTTGGGCGACATGATGCCGGACGGCATTCATGCGCTGTCGATCGAGGCGAAGGCGCCGGGCGAGTGA